The DNA window CGGTATGCAAGACTCTAATGGCCTATTGAAAGATATCTTTGCACACCTTGAAGAAAAAGGTGTAGATACAAGTAAACTACCTCGTCTACACATCTCTGGCTGTCCACACTCCTGTGGTACACACCAAATTGGTGAAATTGGCTTCCATGGTGCGGTTAAACTAGTAGACAAGAAACCTACAGTAGCCTTCATCCTCGTAGACGGTGGTTCCGAACACATGGGCTCCGAAAACTTCGGTAAAATGGCAGGTAATATCGTAGCCACAAAAATCCCAGAATTCCTAGAAGCCTTGGCAAACATCCTGAACCAATCCCCAGAACCAGACTTTGGTACATGGAGAATGACACACAAAGCGGAATACATGGAACTTATAAAAGCATTTGAGTAAATTTCCTTTTCCGCTTGTGATGGGGGCCCAGCAATTGAGCAGATATTATGTCGTTTGCTATGGGGCCCCGTTTCACTACGACAACTTAATTAAAAATAAAACTAGGTATCTCCTTGCTCCGTCCTTCGTAAAGTCGCTGCAGAAATACCTAGTTTTATTTTTATAACACCTGCTATGAATTAGTCCCATAGCAAGCGACTATTCTCTCTATATGTTGCTGGCTCCCCGTCACAAGCTACATTTGATCTTTACTCAATATGCTTTTATGTGATGAGGGAAGGCACCACTACTATAAAGCCTAGCCGCAGGCTAGCTTCTTCCAGATGGAGGGCGTGGCGCCACTACTCTAAAGCCTATTATAGGGTGTACAATTTTAGTGTTTTCTAGATTTATTTTATAGATTAATTGTAATGGTGCTTGGGCGTGCTTATAACTTGATTATAGTTGCCTTTTGGATGGGACATCTTTACAAATAGAGTGATAAAAAAGTAAGGATGCGCTTGTGCAGCGACTTTGCGAAGAACGGAGCAAGCAAGGGTATCCTTACTTTTTTTACCAAGTTGTACTAACGAAACGGGGCCCCATCCGAAAGGGCAATATATAGCGATAAGCTAGCACCATTACAATTAAATCGATTGGTTAAAACTAGATATCACTTGATTTTGTGTGTTATAATAGGCTTTATAGTAGTGTTTGGAGGATTTATCAGATGTTATTTACCGTCAATACAGAAGTCTGTACACGATGCGGCCTTTGCGTAGCTGACTGTCCAACAGGCTTGCTAGTGATGTCCGAAAATGGGCCTGTAACTGGCAAAGGAGGTTGTATCTCCTGTGGGCATTGTATTTCTGTATGCCCTACACTTGCTCTTGATAGTGATATGACACCACGTAAAGAGCAAATTGATATCACAAAAGAACAAAAATTAACGCCAGAGCAAGCTGAGTTATTCTTGCGTAGCCGTCGCTCTATTCGTAATTATCAAAATAAACCAGTTCCTGCTGAGCTTATTCGCAAGGTATTAAACGTTGCGAGAATGGCTCCAACAGCGACAAATACACAAGGTATTTCCTATATTGTTGTTCGGGATAAACAAAAGTTGCGCCGCATTGCAGATCTCGTTCTTGAGTGGATGCATTTAGCTGCAAAAACTGTGCCCATTATGCGTCTTTATGCTCGTGCAGCACAAGCTGAAGTTGATAAAGGTAAGGAATACATCTTGCGCGATGCGCCTGCGTTAGTAGTGGCTATCGGTTCTAAAAAGGATATTCATCGTACTCACGATAGTGGTCATTCTTGCTTGTCTTATGCAGAGTTGTATGCGCCAACATTAGGATTAGGCACTTGTTGGGCAGGCTTCTTTGAACATGCTGGGGAAGCAGAATATAAACCATTATTGGATCTATTAGGTGTACCTGAGGATAAAATCATTGCTGGTGGTATCTTGATGGGCTATCCAAAGGTTCGTTACCGCAATATTGTGGAACGCCAACCATTGGACGTTACATTCGACACTGAAGAATAAACGTGATTGATACTAAAGAATAAAATAAAAGCGATACTCTAAAAAGTTAGGGTATCGCTTTTTGGCATTATAAATAAAAGAACCGGCCTCTAATTTGATAGAGGTCGGTTCTTGTTTATTTAGTTTGCAGAGGTAATGCTACCTTTGAAAGTATCGTTGATGAATTGTTTAATTGCATCAGATTTGTAAATGTCTGCAATTTTTTTGTAAGTTTCATTGTCTTTGTCTTCACTACGTACCGCAAGTACGATAACTGTTAGTGGTTCATCTTTTGATTCGAAGAAGAAGCCTTGTTTTTCTACACTAAGGCCAGCACTTTGTACATAATTCATTGGAATAACTGCAATTGTTACATCATCTAGACTACGAGGTAATTGAGCTGCTTCTAATTCTTGAATCTTTATATTTTTCGGATTAGATGTGATATCTGCAACAGTTGCTTTGAAGCCGACACCATCTTTTAACGTAATTAATCCAGCTTTAGCTAATAATACTAATGCACGACCACCATTAGTAGGGTCATTTGGAATAGAAACCGTAGCGCCTTCAGGTACATCTTGTACGCTATGTACACTATTACTATATAATCCCATACGCACTAAAAGGGTTTTACCGATTGCTACTAAGTTGGAACCATTTTGTTTGTTAAAGTTTTCCATGAATGGCACGTGTTGGTACGCATTTAGTTGAATGTCACCATCAGCAAGAGCTTTATCTGGTGTTACATAATCGGAGAACTCTACAACTTTAAGGTCGATACCTTGTTTTTTAGCCTCTTTTGCAACTGCTTCAGCTACTTGAGCGTGAGGACCTGCAGTAGCACCGATTTTAATTTCTTTTGGTGCTTGGCTAGATTGATTTGTATCTGTGCCGCAACCTGCGATGGCGAATGCTAGAACGCCAACGAGAAGAGGGGCAATAAATTTTTTTAATTTCATGTGAACATCCCTTTCTACTTATACATATAATGTATATATCCTATCATGTGAATGGGATTTTGTATATAGAGCAAAAGATATCGGTTAGCTATAGATTAAAGCTATGGCTTTTATGAGCTCGCTAATGATAAGGGGTGTAGCATATCTAAGAATATCGAAAAAATGATATAATAGATATAAATTTCGTACAATTAGACTTATAGGTTTTATATGATATACATAGGAGGTCACTATGTTTAACTTTGATTTTTATAACCCTACACATATTGTATTCGGTAAAAATCGCTTGAGCGAATTAAATGCATTAGTGCCAAAGGATGCAAAGGTGCTCATTACGTATGGTGGTGGCTCTGCAGTGCGCAGTGGTCTTATTGACCGCATTGTTGCAGCTCTTGGCAGTCGCAAGGTAGAACAGTTTGGCGGTATTGAGCCAAATCCATCTCTTGAAACTTGTGAACGTGCCGTTGCTTTCATTAAAGAACATGGCGTAGATTTCGTCCTTGCCGTAGGTGGTGGTTCCGTAGTGGACGCTACAAAGCTCATCGTTATGGGTGCTACTTATGATGGCCCTGTTATTGAGGTTATGAAAGCTGGTGTTCCAGAGGTTCCGGTAGAAATGGTACCAAATCCATTACCATTTGGTACCGTTATGACACTACCTGCCACAGGTTCTGAAATGAACAATGGCGCTGTTATTACCTATGGTGATGGTAAGTTCCCTGTGTTCAGTAGCTTAGTATTTCCTAAGTTCTCTATGCTCGATCCA is part of the Veillonella sp. genome and encodes:
- a CDS encoding nitroreductase family protein, which gives rise to MLFTVNTEVCTRCGLCVADCPTGLLVMSENGPVTGKGGCISCGHCISVCPTLALDSDMTPRKEQIDITKEQKLTPEQAELFLRSRRSIRNYQNKPVPAELIRKVLNVARMAPTATNTQGISYIVVRDKQKLRRIADLVLEWMHLAAKTVPIMRLYARAAQAEVDKGKEYILRDAPALVVAIGSKKDIHRTHDSGHSCLSYAELYAPTLGLGTCWAGFFEHAGEAEYKPLLDLLGVPEDKIIAGGILMGYPKVRYRNIVERQPLDVTFDTEE
- a CDS encoding MetQ/NlpA family ABC transporter substrate-binding protein — protein: MKLKKFIAPLLVGVLAFAIAGCGTDTNQSSQAPKEIKIGATAGPHAQVAEAVAKEAKKQGIDLKVVEFSDYVTPDKALADGDIQLNAYQHVPFMENFNKQNGSNLVAIGKTLLVRMGLYSNSVHSVQDVPEGATVSIPNDPTNGGRALVLLAKAGLITLKDGVGFKATVADITSNPKNIKIQELEAAQLPRSLDDVTIAVIPMNYVQSAGLSVEKQGFFFESKDEPLTVIVLAVRSEDKDNETYKKIADIYKSDAIKQFINDTFKGSITSAN